A single window of Rhizobium sp. SL42 DNA harbors:
- a CDS encoding gamma-glutamyl-gamma-aminobutyrate hydrolase family protein — translation MPKPIVAIPADIRQFDGANWHAAQNQYVSAALKVADVMSFIIPAFEDGNDTDAILDRVDGVIVSGSATNVHPSLYGAVATDADGPFDPARDATTLPLIRRAIDRGIPLLAICRGIQELNVALGGTLASEIQEQPGIWDHRKPQHQDRDVMYSIRQDVIIAEGSCIARYLGAGPVPVNSLHRQAISRTAPRLQVEALAEDGTIEAVSVIDAKGFAIGVQWHPEYWAETDKPSRALFEGFGDAVRTYVATRG, via the coding sequence ATGCCGAAGCCGATTGTTGCCATACCCGCCGACATCCGCCAGTTCGATGGCGCGAACTGGCATGCCGCACAGAACCAGTATGTCAGCGCCGCATTGAAGGTCGCAGACGTAATGTCCTTCATCATTCCGGCGTTTGAAGACGGTAATGATACCGATGCCATCCTTGATCGCGTCGATGGCGTGATCGTCTCGGGATCGGCAACCAATGTCCACCCCTCGCTCTACGGCGCCGTGGCAACCGACGCCGATGGCCCCTTCGACCCCGCGCGCGACGCAACCACCCTGCCCCTGATCCGGCGCGCCATCGATCGTGGCATTCCGCTGCTGGCGATCTGTCGCGGCATCCAGGAACTCAACGTCGCCCTCGGCGGCACGCTTGCCTCGGAGATCCAGGAACAACCCGGCATCTGGGACCACCGCAAGCCGCAGCATCAAGACCGGGACGTCATGTACAGCATCCGCCAGGATGTGATCATTGCCGAAGGATCCTGCATCGCCCGCTATCTCGGCGCCGGCCCGGTTCCGGTCAACTCCCTGCACCGTCAGGCGATATCCAGAACCGCGCCCCGCCTGCAGGTCGAAGCACTGGCGGAAGACGGGACGATCGAGGCCGTGTCGGTGATCGATGCCAAGGGCTTTGCCATCGGCGTGCAATGGCATCCGGAATACTGGGCCGAAACCGACAAGCCCTCGCGGGCCCTGTTCGAAGGTTTCGGCGATGCCGTCAGGACCTATGTCGCCACGCGCGGCTGA